Within Cydia fagiglandana chromosome 10, ilCydFagi1.1, whole genome shotgun sequence, the genomic segment ggacggacggacagcgaagtcttagtaatagggtcccgttttaccctttgggtacggaaccctaaaaaaaactcAAACAACTTATTATGTAAATCGGGCTTTAGGTTCTTTTTGGACTGCGGTTCGTAATTAAAAGGCGAGaatcttttttcttttattaatttttattaatacgaTGTAACAAAACTTCTGACAAATATTTACAACCTGGGCctaattttataaagctacaagttacaatttacaagcggaagtctctttctaacacatagggtcagaaagagacttccgcttgtaaattgtaacttgtagctttataaaataggccactggtcaCAATTGGCAACGAACTAACatagattttattatttatggaGACTAGTTTCAGTAGGGATTGAACTAAAGTGGCCAATATTATGATCTAGACGCATAACTGTATTCTTAAGAATAAGAACGTGTgtagataattttgaatacttTAATCGCTGAGCTACTTGTGCTGCTGACTTGTCATTTTATTACTTAAAGaagtagatggcgctgaatCGCGACATGTTACTTTTTATGTTAATTCTAATTAGGTTTTCTAGTACTAACGTTTAATCATCCAGTTATCCACCTACTTACAGCTTACAGCAGACATAATGGCGCCGAATAGCCCCATCTTACTTTAGATATTTCTTTGCCTATGGTACTATTTACTGAGACATTCAACTGGATGGTAAAACTAAAACTATGAACTTTCACTTGTTTTTCCTACTTCAGCCTCATTTCACGCATCAATTCGTTTATCAAACTGTTCGACAGCATACACTTCGCAGTGTTCTTTTCGCCCTTACATTTCACCGTTCGTCTATTAATCCCGTAAACGCTCGATtcgcattttttcaaaatcaaatCTTTAATTTCCTGCAGCTCTGCTTTCGATAAAAGATTAGTGTTGGAATAGTCGCAGTTGAGAGGTGGGAACTCTCGTTTCGCCATCTCGTACAGATACATGGGGTCCAATGTTTCGCGTCTCTTTTTGTTTTCGAGTGCCTTCTTCCGTTTCAGCACTCGCTTGAGGTCCTCTAGTATGGACCTGTTTTCAGGTATCTCGTTGTCTATGATTTCTATCTCTTTCTCGTTCAGTTTCTGAAGGTCTCCGTCGTCTAAGTTGAAGTTGCGTTTAACATTAGATGGGATGGAAGGTATGTTCTCTGtaaaatataatcaagcgaAGTGGTCATGGAATTCAAGTAGTTTCGAGTAAAAAcctgatttttattttaatacgctTGGCTAAGTTATCACGTCTCGTCAAAAAATTACCTAATAATTTGTGCCTAATACGTACTaagtattagttattctgtgcttaaTACCCGTAGCTACCTATAGCTTTCGCTGGTTGCTGGCTGGGACTAGGTCGGCTGTACGAGTAAGATGCCCGTGTAACACCCCTTTACGTTAACTGAGCTGAGCAAGGTACCTACGTGAACACACTGCGGATTTTTAAGGAAATAAAATTCACGTACAAACAGAATTTTCTTGTCCTACTTAAATGTGCCGAGATGAAGAGCGTAAaattgaccgtagttatgcagaaaacgaccaactcattttttttatcaatgcagaaagcgaccaaagctattgagttagggtgtaagtcactttgacaaaaataaaaagttggtcgttTTCTACAGAACTATACGGTCAATTATtcctattattttattttttggttaACCCTGTAAATATACCTTTGTTGTTGTTGCCTCCGAAATCTTTCATTTTTATGGAGAAAAATGCTCTCATTTTCTGCGTCGGCACCGCGGGGTCAGCCGCGTTCAAGTCGAATATATCGTACTCCAGGCAAACCACCCTCTCCTCAAGCTTGCGGACCTCAACGTTGTTCTTTCTAAACTTCGAGAACTTCTCTGCGATCCGTTTTACGTGGGGTGTTTCCGATATACGAATTTGACTACCACGAACCGACGGAGTGCGCTTTTTATCTGGAAAACGCAAATACACTTAAAACGTACTTGTGCCatttttgtttataaataatttatagcaAAAGAatagtcataagtcataatgtacCTAAACGTATGTGACCATCTTCGGAATGACGATCAATGAAATATTTGATCAGCCGATTCAAGGCTCCTTTTCAATAAACTGGTTGAAGAATTTAAACTCTCTCACCAAGTTATAGATTAGTTGGTAACGGAGCAATTGGTTACCATTATCAAGTAGccttattatacctacatagcTAGACAGCAGGTAGACGTGTAAAGGGAAATTGTAGGTGTGTATTCACTATGAACAATGTTTGGGATAGGTACACTGTTTCTGAAACACTATGCAGTTGTTTACAGAAACCATGTTTCAGCTCAGTAGGGCTgccgccaataccgaaaatcgtcaattgcgaggatttttctctgtcactctaatatacgccttcattggagtaaaagagaaagatccccgcaatttgcgagtttcggttttcgcggtagccgctcaggtaGTGAGGACGGTCTGAGATACAAATAGACTATCGATAAACAATGGTGTTTGCCGGAACTGTTCTGTGTTTCAGAAACACGAGGATTTCTGTTTCTGAAACCGTGTTTCTAAACAAAATGTTTATAGTGAATACGCGGAATTGTTCTGTCTTTAGAGCACCAATGATATAATAGGTACACACCTTTTGTCACCTGCTCGACCCGCTCTGGGCTCGACACTCTCGACATAAATAAGGCCGCCTCGCTGACGCTGTTGATGGTCTGCCACTGCACGTCATCCATCTAATGATAAAGGGTTCATCTTTAAGACCCCTGTATATATTGGGCCAGCGTAGGCCAGTCtaggggacgcatttatgcgttagagggagcaagtgatattgctatctcattctaccgcatggctgcgtctcttggactggcctgcgttggcccaatatgtacaggggccttaagATGTATAATTATAGCAGGGGTATGATGTTGATCATCTTCCGCACGCTATCTCAGCTTTTTGCCATGcacatgggagcctggggttgGCTTGGCAAGTAACCCCAAGAATCGGCTTAGGTACgtactagtttttatgaaagcaaCTGTCActgaccttccaatccagaggggaaactaggccttaggTAAAGCGATTTgtccggtttcctcatgatgttttccttcaccgaaaagcggctGGTAAATTATATCACCTCTTGGAGAGGTCGTCCTCTTGATTGAAAGTCGCACTTTCATTAGATATCACGTTAGGCATCTATGACCATGATAACCGTTCAAATGAGGATAAAAATAGTACTCATAAACGAAAATTAGACCAACCAGGTCCGTCGTCACGCGCTCGTCTAGCTGGTGTACGGTTGACGGTGGATCCACGAACGCCGAACAGGTCTGCACCATGGAACCTTCGCAGGCATTCTTCATCGCCGCTTTTGTCGTGTCTGGTGTAGAGTCGTTGCCGATTTCTTGAGAAAGGTTCTTATAATACTGATGAATAGTATTTTGTCAATTAGGTACATTACTAAGAGAAGATTTTACGCAATAActcaaaaacaaaaacggctggaccgatcatgttcgctatagttttcattgaaagcaTTTAAACTTTTGtttcacaattttttttcatattttttggacctatggttcaaaagttagagggAGGGTCACATTATTTTTCTTTCAGAACGATTATTAATTTCCGAAACTATTGActttatcaaaaaatggtttcTGGAGAACCTTAtttgttttgaaatatctatccaacgatatcccacactattggatcaaagcaaaaataaaaaataaactaggaggaacacaaaataagtttatttttgtagtttctTATTTTACCATTCTGTCACTATACCTACATGAATTATATACATAACTGCCATATTGCAGCGTTCTAATAGTACTTGCAATCACGGGAGTAAAGCCgtggacggacagacggacatggcgaaactataagagTTTCCaggtgactacgaaaccctatgGCCACTAATGTATCATCTTAAGAAAGCTTCCATTTTGGAAACGGGAAATTTCGATCCTCGTACAAAAATATGAGGAATTTCCAAAATTTCGCAATTTCAGTAACTTTCCGACGGTACATCTAGTAATTTGCATACCCATTCGGTTCCTAATAATAGCCGCCTATATTGGCCTATTTACTTAGGCAGCTAGGTAGAGTAGGCTAGACAATTAGGTACCTGTTTATAAATAGTTCTTTAacaaaaatagcaaaaaaacgGAACTATGAGGTCTATGGCACGAACGTGGCAAATCTATCCTGATTTGCCACGTTCGTCAGTTTCGACTCACATATTTCGCAGGCAAAGCCATGTCCGTCAGCTGACCGAAGTCTTCATTGCTAGGCCTGTAGAAGGTGGACCGATGTGATTTGCTTCTTGTAAAGGGATTTTGGCGCCTCATAGTAACTTCCACCTTTGTTAGAACATACATGTCATCATTATGTCTCATACCTaacatattaagtacctatagttcgttttttttaaccgacttccaaatcccaaaggaggaggttatcaattcggttgtttttttttattttttttattttttttattttttatgtttgttactccatatctccgtcattactggaccgattttgaaaattctttttttcattgaatgtatatgcatacagattggtcccgtttctgtcaaaacccagttctgatgatgggatccatgaggaatcgagggaactcctcaaatcttaaaggcatacatatagtgatttttgggtttttatcatcaaatcaagcatatacatccaaaaaagtgacatttgatgaagtggaactgctgatgatgatcagaacggaactcctcaacgacgcatagttcacggttggcgatttgtcctcttcgttatgtttgttaagcaagttaagtttttaagctacatttttatcaagctcgagttctgatgatgggatccatgaggaatcgagagaactcttcaaatcttaaaggcatgcgtatagagatttttgtatttacatcaaaaaatcaagcattttcattaaaaactgtcgcatttgatgaagtggaactgctgatgatgatcagaacagagctcttcaacgacgcatagttcacgtttggcgatttttcctcttcgttatgtttgttaagcaagttaagtttttaatgcacatttttgtcaagctcgagttctgatgacgggatccataaggaatcgagggaactcctcaaatattaaaggcatgcgtatagagatttttgtatttacatcagaaaattaagcattttcattaaaaactgtcgcatttgatgaagtggaactgctgatgatgatcagaacagaactcttcaacgacgcatagttcacgtttggcgatttttcctcttcgttatgtttgttaagcaagttaagtttttaagccacatttttgtcaagctcgagttctgatgatgggatccataaggaatcgagggaactcctcaaatattaaaggcatacgtatagatttttttgtattttcatcataaaatcaagcatttacattaaaaaactgtcgcatttgatgaagtggaactgctgatgatgaccagaatagaactcttcaacaacgcatagtacacatttggtgattacgaatttcgactttgacttggactgggacccggactcggacccagaaccggactcatacccggatccggttcggacccggacccggacccggacttggactcggactcggacccggactcggacccggactcagacccggactcggacccggaccttgacccggaaaaccactatgataccttaactaaataaaccactatgattacctaccataaaatgtgtaagtatattaagtatgatgatgccaatcccTGAGAtgccctcccgcttaaacccccgtacaccgcaccgcatgcgccgttaagtgggttaggttaggtttgaactgcgatcctcacagaacagaactgctatcagagaagtgggttaggttaggctagaactacgacccttacagaagcgaaatgctagtagaaaagtgggtggttttacctccttttctacatagtgcaccatctaatctacaataatctttcaccggcccccatggaagtcggttttttttcttaaaaattattagcattagaaattaggtaaacaatcttgatgtgtcttttaattgaaaaacacaaacattttaaaaataagttacggcaaatatgtaacaattatgattctaatacgatcatttatattcttctgctttcataagtaatagtttttgaattttaaaaagcgtttttcaattaaaagacatgtcaagatcgctttaccttcttgcaagttctttctaatgctaaaaaaaacgaactatacctatttacttttGACCGTATATTACAGTTCGTATTTTTTACAATTGTTACATATATGCcgtaataacttatttttaaaatgtgtttttcaattaaaagacacatcaagattgtttaccttatttctaatgctaaaaaaacgaactatagttcttGGCACCGCTAATACTCGTAATGTAATCATGGGTTTTTAAAACACTTACCAAACGAAAAGACATTGGGTTGTTAAGTTATTGTTGAGTTTGTTAAAGTGTTACCTAAAACTCCGTCTCCATATCGCGCAGCAAACCATCGAACATTGTTGTTCGATATGGAGACGGGGCTTAATGCACTCAGCGAAcacaaataggtaggtagttacaaaaaccagacaagtgcgagtcagactcgcccactTAGGGTTACGTACAAATGTAGGTAACTTTTTTTAAAGAAGTTTATAATTTTCAGAATTTTCCctgtattactaagactctactgtccgtctgtcaccgggctgtttctcatctcataaaccgtgatagctagacagttgaaattttcacagatgatgtatttctgttgccgctataaaaacaaatacaaaaagtacggaaccctcggctggctagtccgactcacacttgtccggatttttttacgttaacttagaagtttgattttttcaatttcttttgAGTGCACATGGGCTCGCTAGCCGATGCGGGGCCCCTAGGCTGGTGCCTACTCTACCTCGTCAATCCGGCTCTGTCGATTCGGTACATTTACATCTTCGCCGTATCTTTCCTTAGGAGGTGGAAATACTTCCTCAACCTCAGGAGTGAGGGGAGACGTATTCATGTCTCGATTGATCTCATACTTCTTAGTGGGACTGCGGCCCTGCGTCCGTTTAACCCTTCTCATTTTTTTTATGACCGGAACGTTTCAATTACATcgtattgtttttaataatcTACTAGAATTTTGCGCTTTTTAGTTGGGATTTTTGTTCTATTTGACAGTTGACAATTCCATTTTTTTGAAACGGAACGTTTGGCCTGTTTTGAACTAGCGTTTTTTTTAACCGTACTTTATACGACGCTCGCGCGaagcagggctataaccgcgaaaatcgaagtttgcaagttgcggggatttttctctgtcactctaattacggcttcattggagtaaaagagaaagatccccgcaatttgcgaatttcggttttcgcggtagccgttCAGATTGTCTGCAGACGTGTGGCAGTCGTGCAGTGCGCGAGCGATTCGCATCTTTGTGTGCTCTTAGCGACTCATCCACCCTTcgactatttcccctctgccgaggtacaagattagcgcgttaatctaatctaccgcgggtaatactaataaaactagttgcacttggatttttcactagaccgagtccagacgcgcgcgtgaacactgctgcacaaaaatgcctgtttgctcggttttttgttataataaaaagaggtcggggacatcaaatttacaaaaagaaagtgttacatttcacatgtaatatttttttttttacatgtcatacgtttaaatacatttaaatacaattattatattttagtctcaagtaattgttggatttatcgattttgctcgttcagtacaaattgcggatcggtcgaccgacaaatccgacttctcatctctcagaatacaatgacatacttcaacgaaaatgtgttagtgtgcgtgttgtgacactagtcactcgtccgtacacaaagagatcgaggtttgcaaggtttgtctttgacgtgtgtcattttctatgtatttgtgtcgtcattacagagggcctaccgtgaaccacgttcggcgtgttgcctccctgtcacacttacgtatgaatttacaagtgccatggagaggcaacacgtcgaacgtggttcgcggtagggcctctgattggattttgtatgtaagtgtatgagaagtgcgactgtgtgcaccttccccccgcgaaaaatggcagaaagatttgtacggtgagatatcgcttgggcccctccctcccgacgtgtcggaagccggtgttgctcgaagcatcCACCAGACTTGGCGAAATTAACTTTTAGAAGAGTAAACCTAAACTGTTAAAGCTAACTCTATTGCTAAAGTCTGTGCAATAGCTTGCTCCGACTCTAATACCCACTCAGGATACTTCGACACAAAAGGTTCAGATTTAAAAATAGCCGTAGCAGTATTAAATAGTAAGGTAATGAGACCAAAGAGATCGATTATTTCTTGGAaataaaaggcaaaaaaaaatatacaaaaatatatttattttaaaataattagtgGAGTCTTGCGATATGAATATAAAGTTCAAAGTAATGAAAGAATAACTTAAGTCTGCGTcaaccgtccagtggcgccctcattaggggAATTGTGTTTTCCAATAAACCAATTAATCTATGTATAAATCAGTATATTCATAATGTTGTCCTACTGATTCTtcaacttttggtctttgtcaCATATGTAGGTTTATTTTGCTTTATCACATTAACGAAAATATGTGGGTTATTTTGCCGTTTAGTTGCTAAGGAGTCCGTCCAGATCTGGCGAACCCACACAATCTTACTAAAAAATGTAATGATCACGATCATTCGTCAAATCGTCAGATTTCAATGCACCCCTATGGATTTGTATGAAGCTGGATGCtgtagatcagcggtcggcaaccttttagcagccaagggccacatagtagttgacgaagttgacgcgggccgcactttgttaatatgtgtGACTATATAACATTTGCGTTTGGCAATATTACATACagaatagccagggaggctcgcttgttgccgaccgctactGTAGATAATTGGTCCACAGTTCTTTCCCCATCGAACATTTCGCATATACTAGTAGCCAATCACCAGTTTCCTTAGTTAGCAGGTTTATTCTGGGCTTCCGGGTTGAACGTAGGATCCAGGCCAAGTTTCTTCATCTCTACCGCCATCTCAAACAGGTAGTCGTAGCACTCTGTCCTGAAATCAGGAAAATATTCTAATAAGGAAAGGTGCTGCTGCTAATGCATTTTACGTCAATGTCTATGATTCGAATGAGGTGACGCTGAGTTGACTGCACACCAAATTCTCCTCGAAAGGGAATGCAATAGGTTGAAGTGGTCTGGAGATTCGGTGGCACAATAACTTTCTAATGAGAACTACATTATATTTAGTCTAATTTAAGACAACTTTATTCTGCTGCTAACCTCTGTTCTTTTTCCTCGACATGAGGTCTCTTCGGATGCGTGGCGATTCGCCACACCACCCCCCCACGGAGACAATTTAAACCACATAAAATTTTATAACAgacaaacaaaaatattacatacCATATCATGTGATAATTTCTGAACCAGAcaatattacaattaaaatttggGTGCGTGGCGATTCGCCAGTGGTTTCCAGCGTAGAGAAGAGCGTGTGAGCTTCGAGTTTTTGCAAACGCTTCAGACGGAGGTTATGAAACAAAGTATGTGAGTAAAAGAGGATACCTacgcacacacgcacgcacgcacacacgcacgcacgcacgcacgcacgcacgcacgcacgcacacacacacacacacatacacacacactcGTATCCCTCCAAACATAGACCGTGTGAAAGAAGAAGACGTGCAAAGAACGGAACCAAGACATCGAGCGACAAGAAAGTTGATTCAATACCAATGATACTCACATAGTTTTGGCTTGCTGCCAAGTATCCCCCCACACATAAACACCGTGTCTCCGGACCAGCACAGCACTGGTCCCGGGGTACTGCCGCAGAGCCTCGCCGAGACTGCCGGCCAAGTCTCGCTCGAAAGGCGTGTTCTCGATAATTGGGACGACTAGCTTCTCGTCGTAGCGCAGAAACCGACCCAGTATGGCGTCTTTTATTCCCTGCAGTATAGAAATTATAACTTAAATACAGCCAAGATTCTCTTTAGATCGCTGAGCCAAAGTAGTTTAGTTTTCTAGTTATCTTATATCTGATATGCAGTATGGACCCTTTCAGTTATGTTATGGGTGAGCTTCGTTTTATCGATGACTGAGACTGAAGTTGGCCATTGTTACTCTATGATAAAATCAattaagccttattgagcttggGTGCATTTTAATTGCTCGATGAGCAGTTAGGCTAATTATAGAAAAGTACTATCGGCgaagtaataagtaaaaaaaagttCTTCTTTACAGTACCTATATGTGAAATGATTCGATAGTTCACTTAACTGTGCACCTTaaccggttagcaatcgttacaaaactgacaatgtcaaatcccaatacattttgtcaggaatgtaatgGTTAGACGTTACTGGAACAcgacttatggtaacattccatttctaactgcagctgaactaccggt encodes:
- the LOC134668339 gene encoding uncharacterized protein LOC134668339 encodes the protein MDDVQWQTINSVSEAALFMSRVSSPERVEQVTKDKKRTPSVRGSQIRISETPHVKRIAEKFSKFRKNNVEVRKLEERVVCLEYDIFDLNAADPAVPTQKMRAFFSIKMKDFGGNNNKENIPSIPSNVKRNFNLDDGDLQKLNEKEIEIIDNEIPENRSILEDLKRVLKRKKALENKKRRETLDPMYLYEMAKREFPPLNCDYSNTNLLSKAELQEIKDLILKKCESSVYGINRRTVKCKGEKNTAKCMLSNSLINELMREMRLK